A section of the Bryobacteraceae bacterium genome encodes:
- a CDS encoding arsenical-resistance protein — protein sequence MEQHKVGAVKRLGLFERYLSLWVGVCMLAGVLIGKLMPDVTGALRGLEFGAGSQINAPIAVLIWLMIIPMMMKVDFSAIRNVGRRPRGLLITLFVNWLVKPFSMALFAWVFFRIVFSPWIPPADADQYIAGCIILAAAPCTAMVFVWSYLSDGDPAYTLVQVSVNDLIMLFAFAPIVRFLVSGASNLEVPFRVLLYSVIVFIVIPLAAGVLLRRHFIRSRGVAWFEQQLLPRFAPVSMTALLVTLVLIFAFQADNITGKFLHVVLIAVPILIQVYFNSSLTYGLMRLLKVNYEVAAPGALIGASNFFELAVATAIALFGPESGAALATVVGVLIEVPVMLSVCAVCVRTRHWFAPAPGAQ from the coding sequence ATGGAACAGCACAAAGTGGGAGCCGTGAAACGGCTGGGCCTTTTTGAGCGCTACCTGAGCCTGTGGGTGGGCGTCTGCATGCTGGCGGGCGTCCTGATCGGCAAGCTGATGCCGGATGTGACGGGAGCGTTGCGGGGCCTCGAGTTCGGGGCCGGCAGCCAGATCAACGCGCCGATTGCGGTGCTGATCTGGCTGATGATCATCCCGATGATGATGAAGGTGGACTTCTCCGCCATCCGCAACGTCGGGCGCCGCCCGCGCGGGCTGCTGATCACGCTGTTTGTCAACTGGCTGGTGAAGCCGTTTTCGATGGCGCTGTTTGCGTGGGTCTTTTTCCGGATCGTGTTTTCGCCGTGGATCCCGCCCGCCGACGCCGACCAGTACATCGCTGGCTGCATCATTCTGGCCGCGGCGCCCTGCACGGCGATGGTGTTCGTGTGGAGCTACCTGAGCGACGGCGACCCGGCGTATACGCTGGTGCAGGTTTCGGTGAACGACCTGATCATGCTGTTCGCCTTCGCGCCGATCGTGCGCTTTCTGGTGAGCGGCGCCTCGAACCTGGAGGTGCCGTTCCGCGTGCTGCTGTATTCGGTGATCGTCTTCATCGTAATTCCGCTGGCGGCCGGCGTGCTGCTGCGGCGCCATTTCATCCGCAGCCGCGGGGTCGCCTGGTTCGAGCAGCAGTTGTTGCCGCGCTTCGCTCCGGTGAGCATGACGGCGCTGCTGGTGACGCTGGTGCTGATCTTCGCCTTCCAGGCAGACAACATCACGGGCAAGTTCCTGCACGTGGTGCTGATCGCGGTGCCCATCCTGATCCAGGTCTACTTCAACTCCTCGCTGACCTACGGCCTGATGCGGCTGTTGAAGGTGAACTATGAGGTGGCGGCACCGGGCGCGCTGATCGGCGCGAGCAACTTTTTCGAGCTGGCCGTCGCCACCGCCATCGCGCTTTTCGGGCCGGAGTCCGGTGCGGCGCTGGCCACGGTGGTCGGCGTGCTCATCGAGGTGCCGGTGATGCTGTCGGTGTGCGCCGTGTGCGTGCGCACGCGGCACTGGTTTGCGCCGGCACCGGGTGCGCAGTAA
- a CDS encoding cation efflux system protein: MRALLRFALEQRFFTLVGAVLLIGAGVWSFRQLKIEAYPDISDPGVDVITLAPGLAAEEVEQQVTIPIERALNNTPGVLNRRSRTIFGLSLVQLTFEHTMDNFRARQLVLERLRDVELPEGLQPVLGPMATPIGEMFRYTIEAPQLDDMQLRELQDWVIAPRLLQVPGVADVVPFGGLVKQYQIQVDPLLLEKYRLTLADIAEAVGASNQNAGGALLDNRQQSLAVRGVGLLRSVEDLENSVVSEARGVPIYVKDLGRVTIGPAPRTGIFGLNQRTGGVEGIVLMRRGENPSEVLRLVHQAVDELERTRLPAGVRIRPIYDRTELVDNTLRTVSRTLAEGLVVVTLVLLFFLGSARAALLTAITIPLSLLFAFICMNVAGVPANLLSLGAIDFGIIVDGSLVMVEHILHRLKERRAAGEPLLAIRDAAFEIESPIFFSMLIIVSAYLPLFTLERVERRLFTPMAFTVCAALTGALILSMTLVPTLSTFLFRHGAKNWDNPLVVWLAGAYRRTLEGALKRPGLVVAATGVVVAASVGLALQLGTEFLPQLDEGTVWVRLNLPPGTSLEKSARVAETVRAEVRRLPGVRDVASQAGRNDSGTDPFGPNRIEFLVTLKPYEEWPAGRTKAMLVEDLARLFSEQAPGASYNITQPIIDTVTEAVTGSSADLAILFIGPDLDTLRGLARKTLAIVRQVRGAADSSIEQEDRQPQLMIEANRTAMARFGVRVRDLQELIELAIGGRTVSTLYDGERRFDITVRYLPEARADAGAIASMLVATRSGARVPLSQLANVRIANGESIIARSENRRMVSVRTNIRGRDQGGFAAEVRRRVEREVPLPEGYAVEWGGQFENMARARARLSVALPVTVFIIFVLLFFTFRNTRDSLIVMLTVPFSFVGGIALLWLRGINLSVSAAVGFVSLFGVAVMSGVLMLSEVNRRRRQPGVELRRTLIEACVTQMRPVLMMVVVAMLGMIPAARATGIGSDVQRPLATVVVGGLASTLLLTFVGLPALYYVAARRRVPSA, translated from the coding sequence ATGAGGGCGCTGCTGCGGTTCGCGCTGGAACAGCGCTTCTTCACGCTGGTGGGCGCGGTTTTGCTGATCGGCGCCGGGGTGTGGTCGTTCCGGCAGCTCAAGATCGAGGCCTACCCGGACATCTCCGATCCGGGCGTCGACGTGATCACGCTGGCGCCGGGCCTGGCGGCCGAGGAGGTGGAACAGCAGGTCACCATCCCGATCGAACGCGCGCTGAACAACACGCCCGGCGTGCTGAACCGCCGTTCAAGGACCATTTTCGGGCTTTCGCTGGTGCAACTCACCTTCGAGCACACGATGGACAATTTCCGCGCCCGCCAGCTTGTGCTCGAACGGTTGCGCGATGTGGAGCTGCCGGAAGGGCTCCAGCCGGTGCTTGGCCCGATGGCCACGCCCATCGGCGAGATGTTCCGTTACACGATCGAAGCGCCGCAGCTTGACGACATGCAGTTGCGCGAATTGCAGGACTGGGTGATCGCGCCGCGGCTGTTGCAGGTGCCCGGCGTGGCCGACGTGGTGCCCTTTGGCGGGCTGGTGAAGCAGTACCAGATCCAGGTGGATCCGTTGCTGCTCGAAAAATACCGGCTCACGCTGGCCGACATCGCCGAGGCGGTTGGAGCGAGCAACCAGAACGCCGGCGGGGCGCTGCTCGACAACCGGCAGCAGTCGCTGGCGGTGCGCGGCGTCGGGCTGCTGCGCTCGGTCGAGGATCTGGAAAACAGCGTGGTGAGCGAAGCGCGCGGCGTGCCGATTTATGTGAAGGACCTGGGGCGGGTGACGATCGGCCCGGCGCCGCGCACTGGCATCTTTGGCCTGAACCAGCGCACCGGCGGCGTCGAGGGGATCGTGCTGATGCGCCGCGGCGAGAACCCGAGCGAGGTGCTCCGGCTGGTCCATCAGGCGGTGGACGAACTCGAACGCACGCGCCTGCCCGCCGGGGTGCGGATCCGGCCGATCTACGACCGCACCGAGCTGGTCGACAACACGCTGAGGACGGTTTCCAGGACGCTGGCCGAAGGGCTCGTCGTCGTCACGCTCGTGCTGCTGTTCTTCCTGGGCAGCGCAAGGGCGGCGCTGCTGACGGCGATCACGATTCCGCTATCGCTGCTGTTTGCGTTCATCTGCATGAACGTGGCGGGCGTGCCGGCGAACCTGCTGTCGCTGGGCGCCATCGACTTCGGCATCATCGTCGACGGCTCGCTGGTGATGGTGGAGCACATTCTGCACCGGCTGAAGGAGCGGCGCGCCGCGGGCGAGCCGCTGCTGGCGATCCGCGACGCCGCCTTCGAAATCGAGTCGCCGATCTTTTTCTCGATGCTGATCATCGTCTCGGCCTATCTGCCGCTGTTCACGCTCGAGCGCGTGGAGCGCCGGCTGTTCACGCCGATGGCGTTCACCGTGTGCGCGGCCCTTACGGGGGCGCTGATTCTCTCGATGACGCTGGTGCCCACCCTTTCGACGTTCCTGTTCCGCCACGGCGCAAAGAACTGGGACAATCCGCTTGTGGTCTGGCTGGCCGGCGCCTACCGGCGGACGCTGGAGGGCGCGCTGAAGAGGCCCGGGCTGGTGGTGGCGGCGACGGGCGTGGTGGTCGCCGCGTCAGTGGGCCTGGCTCTCCAGCTCGGCACCGAATTCCTGCCGCAGCTCGATGAGGGAACCGTCTGGGTGCGGCTGAACCTGCCGCCGGGCACGTCGCTGGAGAAATCGGCGCGGGTGGCCGAGACGGTGCGCGCTGAAGTGCGCCGGCTGCCAGGCGTGCGGGACGTGGCCTCGCAGGCGGGACGCAATGATTCGGGGACGGATCCCTTCGGCCCCAACCGGATCGAGTTTCTCGTCACGCTGAAGCCTTATGAAGAATGGCCGGCGGGACGGACGAAGGCGATGCTCGTCGAGGACCTGGCGCGTCTGTTCTCCGAGCAGGCGCCGGGAGCGAGCTACAACATCACGCAGCCGATCATCGACACGGTGACTGAGGCGGTGACGGGCTCGAGCGCCGACCTCGCCATTCTGTTCATCGGGCCGGACCTCGACACGCTGCGCGGCCTGGCGCGGAAGACGCTCGCGATCGTGCGGCAGGTGCGGGGCGCGGCCGACAGCTCGATCGAGCAGGAAGACCGCCAGCCGCAGCTCATGATCGAAGCGAACCGCACCGCCATGGCGCGGTTCGGCGTGCGCGTGCGCGATCTTCAGGAACTGATCGAGCTGGCCATCGGCGGGCGCACGGTGAGCACCCTCTATGACGGGGAGCGGCGGTTCGACATCACCGTGCGTTATTTACCCGAAGCGCGCGCCGACGCGGGCGCCATCGCCAGCATGCTGGTGGCGACGCGCAGTGGGGCGCGCGTTCCGCTGTCGCAGCTTGCCAACGTACGGATCGCCAACGGCGAATCGATCATCGCCCGCAGCGAGAACCGCCGCATGGTGAGCGTCCGCACCAACATCCGCGGGCGCGACCAGGGCGGCTTCGCCGCCGAGGTGCGGCGGCGCGTGGAGCGAGAAGTGCCGCTGCCGGAAGGCTACGCGGTGGAATGGGGCGGGCAGTTCGAAAACATGGCGCGGGCGCGGGCGCGGCTGAGCGTGGCGCTGCCGGTGACAGTCTTCATCATCTTCGTGCTGCTGTTTTTCACCTTCCGCAACACGCGGGACTCGCTCATCGTGATGCTCACGGTGCCGTTCTCGTTTGTCGGCGGCATTGCGCTGCTGTGGCTGCGCGGCATCAATCTGAGCGTGTCGGCGGCGGTGGGCTTCGTCAGCCTGTTCGGCGTGGCGGTGATGAGCGGCGTGCTGATGCTGAGCGAAGTGAACCGGCGGCGGCGCCAGCCGGGGGTGGAGCTGCGGCGCACGCTGATCGAGGCCTGCGTGACGCAGATGCGGCCGGTGCTGATGATGGTGGTGGTGGCGATGCTCGGCATGATTCCGGCGGCGCGCGCCACCGGCATTGGCAGCGACGTGCAGCGGCCGCTGGCCACGGTGGTCGTCGGCGGGCTGGCCTCGACGCTTCTGCTCACGTTTGTCGGTCTGCCGGCGCTGTACTACGTGGCGGCGCGGCGGCGCGTCCCCAGCGCCTGA
- a CDS encoding VOC family protein: MPVEPYLFFNGRCEEALRFYERAFGARVEGISHFRDNPNPMPEGMLPPGWADKVMHASFLIGGARVMVSDGRSAEPPRFEGFALSVVIEPEAEARRVFDALADGGRIDMPMQPTFYSPWFGMVRDRFGVQWMITGPYHQG; the protein is encoded by the coding sequence ATGCCGGTCGAGCCGTACCTGTTTTTCAACGGCCGCTGCGAAGAAGCGCTGCGGTTTTACGAGCGCGCCTTTGGGGCGCGCGTCGAGGGGATTTCGCATTTTCGCGACAATCCGAATCCGATGCCCGAAGGCATGCTGCCGCCGGGCTGGGCCGACAAGGTGATGCACGCGAGCTTCCTCATCGGCGGGGCGCGCGTCATGGTCTCTGACGGCCGAAGTGCGGAGCCTCCGCGGTTTGAAGGATTTGCCCTCTCGGTAGTCATCGAGCCCGAGGCCGAGGCGCGCCGCGTCTTCGACGCGCTGGCCGACGGGGGCCGCATCGACATGCCGATGCAGCCCACCTTCTACTCGCCCTGGTTCGGCATGGTGCGCGACCGCTTCGGCGTGCAGTGGATGATCACCGGGCCCTACCACCAGGGCTGA